The genomic segment GCGGTGTCGGTGACGGCGACCAACGCGGTGGGCACGGGGCCGGCGAGCGCGCCGGTGTCCGTGACGCCCGGTGAGCCGCCGGTGGCGCCGGGTGCGCCGACGGGGGTGACCGCGACGCCGGGTGACGCGTCGGCGGTGGTGGCCTGGGATCCGCCCGCCGACGACGGGGGCAGCCCGATCACCGCCTACACGGTGACGGCCACCGGTGGCGGGGAGACGGTGTCGCAGTCGACGTCGGACACGTCGCTGTCGCTGGTGGAGCTGACCAACGGGGTCACCTACGCGGTGTCGGTGACGGCGACCAACGCGGCGGGGACGGGGCCGGCGAGCGCGCCGGTGTCCGTGACGCCGGTGGCGCCGGCGACGGCGCCGGGTGCGCCGACGGGGGTGACCGCGACGCCGGGTGACGCGTCGGCGGTGGTGGCCTGGGACGCGCCCGAGGATGATGGGGGCAGCCCGGTCACGGGCTACACGGTGACGGCCACTCCGGCGGTGACGGCCACTGCGGTGGAGTCAGTCATCCAGGCGCTGGCCCTCGGCCCGGCCGACAGTCATGTGGTGGTCGTCGAGCGGGGGCCGGAGGACCGTGAGGCGCTGGTCGGCGGGCTGGTCAACGGCACCACCTATGCGATCACGGTCAGCGCC from the Egibacteraceae bacterium genome contains:
- a CDS encoding fibronectin type III domain-containing protein translates to AVSVTATNAVGTGPASAPVSVTPGEPPVAPGAPTGVTATPGDASAVVAWDPPADDGGSPITAYTVTATGGGETVSQSTSDTSLSLVELTNGVTYAVSVTATNAAGTGPASAPVSVTPVAPATAPGAPTGVTATPGDASAVVAWDAPEDDGGSPVTGYTVTATPAVTATAVESVIQALALGPADSHVVVVERGPEDREALVGGLVNGTTYAITVSATNEVGAGPASDPVFVTPEAPATAPGAPTGVTATPGDASAVVAWDAPEDDGGSPVTGYTVTATPAVTATAVESVIQALALGPADSHVVVVERGPEDREALVGGLVNGTTYAITVSATNEVGAGPASDPVFVTPEAPATAPGAPTGVTATPGD